A portion of the Cryptomeria japonica chromosome 5, Sugi_1.0, whole genome shotgun sequence genome contains these proteins:
- the LOC131050358 gene encoding pathogenesis-related protein PR-1, with product MGVRPLERALLFFWLLLCFSISTKGRSLHKYDEKKGEEGEEDIVSEFLVPQNEARAKVGDPPLVWDTKVASYAEWYAHQRQGDCALKHSSGPYGENIFWGGGSAWQPKDAVNAWVGEDEYFNYHTHSCNGYEECGHCTQIVWKNSLRVGCAKVICNSGDTFMTCNYDPPGNYVGQKPY from the coding sequence ATGGGGGTGCGGCCATTGGAAAGAGCTCTCTTGTTCTTTTGGTTATTGTTATGCTTTAGTATTTCAACCAAGGGCCGAAGTCTCCACAAGTACGATGAAAAAAAAggtgaagaaggagaagaagatatAGTCTCAGAATTCCTAGTGCCACAGAATGAAGCGCGGGCGAAGGTGGGCGATCCTCCTCTTGTGTGGGACACCAAAGTTGCGAGCTATGCAGAGTGGTATGCTCATCAAAGACAAGGTGACTGCGCTTTAAAGCATTCATCGGGTCCCTATGGTGAGAACATCTTCTGGGGAGGTGGAAGCGCTTGGCAGCCCAAGGATGCAGTTAACGCTTGGGTTGGAGAGGATGAGTATTTCAACTACCATACTCACTCCTGCAATGGGTATGAGGAATGCGGACATTGTACTCAAATTGTGTGGAAGAATTCTCTACGAGTGGGGTGTGCAAAGGTCATTTGTAACAGTGGTGATACCTTCATGACCTGTAACTATGACCCCCCTGGTAACTATGTTGGCCAAAAGCCATACTAA